One window of Chloroflexota bacterium genomic DNA carries:
- a CDS encoding alpha-glucosidase C-terminal domain-containing protein: protein MFEAEWLEQQAARTWQRLQPRIETRFASFARRAPEDWRVFHQRLENNFPRLFQSLIRVYGKQYDFIYFLEELMAGMAQAWWARPPELKELDAAREKNPRWFQSNHMLGGVCYVDLFAGNLKGLRAKIPYFKELGLTYLHVMPLFKTPVGENDGGYAVSSYREVNPRLGTFKQLADLASELRREGISLVLDFVFNHTSNEHTWAKRAQAGVREYQEFYYLFPDRARPDAYERHLREIFPEEHPGAFTYFPKIHRWVWTTFHRYQWDLNYANPNVFNAMAQEMLALANVGVEALRLDAVAFIWKQLGTNCENLPEAHTLIQAFNTVTRIAAPAMIFKSEAIVHPDDVIKYIRPDECQVSYNPLLMALLWNSLATREVRLLNLALRERFQIPAECSWVNYVRCHDDIGWTFSDHDAARLGIQGYDHRRFLNSFYTGRFPGSFARGLAFQENAKTGDCRISGACASLAGLEKALKEETAVEVELAIRRIVLIHGIILTASGIPLIYLGDEIGALNDYGYRHDPGHADDSRWAHRPVTDWKKMARRNSASSVEGKIFARLRHLIQIRKRESAFAGNDLQAMNVGNDHVLGFVRQHQAHCIIVLANFSEQTQTVAGNLVRLYGSGYAFTDLVSGQTINAEDFELAPYQFLCLKCS, encoded by the coding sequence ATGTTCGAGGCGGAGTGGCTGGAACAGCAAGCCGCGCGGACGTGGCAACGCTTGCAACCCAGAATCGAAACGCGTTTTGCATCGTTCGCGCGGCGCGCGCCAGAGGACTGGCGCGTTTTCCATCAGCGGTTGGAAAATAATTTTCCCCGCTTGTTTCAGTCGCTCATTCGCGTCTACGGCAAGCAGTACGATTTCATTTATTTTCTCGAAGAACTGATGGCGGGGATGGCGCAAGCGTGGTGGGCGCGTCCCCCGGAACTCAAAGAACTCGATGCCGCGCGCGAAAAAAATCCGCGCTGGTTCCAATCCAATCACATGCTCGGCGGGGTCTGCTACGTAGATTTGTTTGCCGGCAATTTGAAAGGTCTGCGCGCCAAGATTCCGTATTTCAAAGAGCTGGGGCTGACCTACTTGCATGTAATGCCGCTCTTCAAAACACCGGTGGGCGAAAATGACGGCGGCTATGCGGTCAGTTCGTACCGCGAGGTCAATCCCCGGCTGGGCACCTTCAAACAACTCGCCGACCTCGCCTCCGAACTGCGGCGCGAAGGCATCAGTCTCGTGTTGGATTTCGTGTTCAATCACACGTCGAACGAACACACGTGGGCAAAACGCGCGCAAGCCGGCGTCCGCGAGTACCAGGAATTCTATTATCTCTTTCCGGACCGCGCGCGGCCGGACGCGTACGAGCGCCACTTGCGCGAAATTTTTCCGGAGGAACATCCGGGCGCGTTCACCTATTTCCCCAAAATTCATCGCTGGGTCTGGACGACGTTTCACCGTTATCAATGGGATTTGAATTACGCGAATCCGAACGTGTTCAACGCGATGGCGCAAGAGATGCTCGCGCTCGCGAACGTGGGGGTCGAAGCGTTGCGGCTCGACGCAGTCGCCTTCATTTGGAAACAACTCGGCACGAACTGCGAAAACCTGCCCGAGGCGCACACGTTGATCCAAGCGTTCAACACGGTGACGCGCATTGCCGCGCCCGCGATGATTTTCAAGTCGGAAGCCATCGTTCACCCGGACGACGTAATTAAATACATTCGTCCGGACGAATGCCAGGTCTCGTACAATCCGTTGCTGATGGCGTTGTTGTGGAATTCGCTGGCGACGCGCGAGGTGCGTTTGCTCAACCTCGCGCTGCGAGAACGCTTTCAAATTCCCGCCGAATGTTCCTGGGTCAACTATGTGCGTTGCCACGACGACATTGGCTGGACGTTTTCCGATCACGACGCGGCGCGTTTGGGCATCCAGGGTTACGATCATCGCCGGTTTCTGAACAGTTTTTACACGGGACGGTTTCCCGGCAGTTTTGCGCGGGGGTTGGCGTTCCAGGAGAATGCGAAAACCGGCGATTGCCGCATCTCCGGCGCGTGCGCGTCGCTCGCCGGTTTGGAAAAGGCGCTCAAAGAAGAAACCGCCGTCGAGGTCGAACTGGCGATTCGCCGCATCGTGTTGATTCACGGAATTATCTTGACCGCAAGCGGCATTCCGCTGATCTACCTCGGCGACGAAATCGGCGCGCTCAACGATTATGGCTATCGCCACGACCCCGGCCATGCCGACGATAGTCGCTGGGCGCATCGTCCCGTCACCGATTGGAAGAAAATGGCGCGGCGGAATTCCGCCTCCTCGGTGGAAGGGAAAATTTTCGCGCGCTTGCGCCACCTGATCCAAATTCGCAAACGCGAATCCGCCTTCGCCGGCAACGATCTGCAAGCCATGAACGTCGGCAACGATCACGTGCTGGGATTCGTGCGCCAACATCAGGCGCATTGCATCATCGTGTTGGCGAATTTCAGCGAGCAAACGCAAACCGTGGCGGGCAATCTAGTGCGGCTCTACGGTTCGGGATACGCGTTCACCGATTTGGTGAGTGGACAAACGATCAATGCGGAGGATTTCGAACTAGCGCCATATCAATTCTTGTGTTTGAAGTGTAGTTGA
- a CDS encoding nucleoside deaminase has translation MLDFDSHDHEFFMREALSEAARALSEGERPIGAVIVHDRKIVGRGRAQHNARHSEIAHAELNALLDAEKFIHDHIHDGVILYTTVEPCVMCLGAIVMSDVDHVVFALADKNINPAQMLENPYVRRHIKDYVGGVLEAESIALWERARSNELKLMRGRGP, from the coding sequence ATGCTTGATTTCGATTCGCACGACCACGAATTTTTCATGCGCGAAGCGTTGAGCGAAGCCGCGCGTGCGCTGAGTGAAGGTGAGCGACCGATTGGCGCGGTCATCGTGCATGATCGCAAGATCGTCGGCAGAGGTCGCGCGCAGCACAACGCGCGGCATAGCGAAATCGCGCACGCGGAGCTGAACGCGTTGCTCGACGCGGAGAAATTCATCCACGATCACATTCACGACGGCGTGATTTTGTACACGACCGTCGAGCCATGCGTGATGTGCCTCGGCGCGATCGTGATGAGCGACGTGGATCATGTCGTGTTCGCGCTCGCGGACAAGAACATCAACCCGGCACAGATGCTCGAAAATCCGTACGTGCGGCGACACATCAAGGACTATGTCGGCGGCGTGCTCGAAGCGGAGAGCATCGCGTTGTGGGAGCGCGCCAGGTCGAATGAGCTAAAGCTGATGCGTGGGCGAGGACCGTAG
- a CDS encoding 8-oxo-dGTP diphosphatase produces the protein MRDATLVFLLDGDKILLGYKKQRFGAGKWNGFGGKIEDGESIADAAARELREESSVIVAPDDLMPVARIEFFFPAKPEWDQVVHTFIATRWRGEPSETDEMSPRWFATNSIPYATMWADDQHWLPRVLQGKHVAAKFTFGDDNETITHAEIHDA, from the coding sequence ATGCGCGACGCGACACTGGTCTTTCTCCTCGACGGCGACAAGATTTTGCTCGGCTATAAAAAGCAGAGATTTGGCGCGGGCAAGTGGAATGGATTCGGCGGCAAGATCGAGGATGGCGAGTCTATTGCCGATGCCGCGGCGCGTGAGTTGCGCGAAGAATCCAGTGTCATCGTTGCGCCGGACGATTTGATGCCCGTCGCGCGCATCGAGTTTTTCTTTCCGGCGAAACCAGAGTGGGACCAGGTCGTTCACACGTTCATCGCGACGCGCTGGCGCGGCGAGCCAAGCGAGACGGATGAAATGTCGCCGCGTTGGTTTGCGACAAATTCGATTCCTTATGCTACAATGTGGGCGGACGATCAACACTGGTTGCCGCGCGTCTTGCAAGGCAAACACGTCGCGGCGAAATTTACCTTCGGCGATGACAACGAAACGATCACCCACGCGGAGATTCACGATGCTTGA
- a CDS encoding glycosyltransferase family 4 protein: protein MQLTIGIDFTSASRERAGIGRYARELVRALSRLDGTNRYVLFVPRDAHAELLRFDWSPNFTIRRAPLTERYLAALWHRARVPLFVEAFIGKVDVFYSPDFLLPPTRARRTLVTVHDLSYVRVPECFPAPLLNYLNRAVPRALARADLVLADADSTRRDVNDVYRVPRDKIKTLYSGVDPRFNPSIAPESQARVHELTRGKPYLLAVSTIQPRKNYARLIEAFGRIANSQFLVRNSQLVISGAKGWMFEDVFQKVERLGLQERVIFPDFFADDDLPALYAGATLFVYPSLYEGFGLPVAEAMACGAPVVCSHASSLPEVAGNAALYFDPHDVDAMANAMQRALTDESLRDDLRARGFAQAKKFSWDKAARELQTYLTSR from the coding sequence ATGCAACTAACCATCGGAATTGATTTCACCTCTGCTTCACGCGAGCGTGCCGGGATTGGTCGCTATGCGCGTGAGTTGGTGCGCGCCTTGTCGCGACTTGATGGCACGAATCGTTACGTCCTCTTCGTCCCGCGCGACGCGCACGCTGAGTTGCTCCGATTCGATTGGTCGCCCAACTTTACGATTCGGCGCGCGCCGCTGACCGAACGCTATCTCGCCGCGCTGTGGCATCGCGCGCGTGTGCCGCTGTTCGTCGAAGCGTTCATCGGCAAGGTAGACGTATTCTACTCGCCGGATTTTTTGTTGCCGCCCACGCGCGCGCGGCGCACACTCGTCACCGTTCACGATCTCTCGTACGTGCGCGTGCCCGAATGTTTCCCCGCGCCGTTGTTGAACTATCTCAATCGCGCCGTTCCGCGCGCGCTTGCACGCGCCGACCTGGTTCTCGCCGATGCGGACAGCACGCGGCGCGATGTGAACGATGTGTATCGCGTGCCGCGCGACAAAATCAAGACGCTCTACTCCGGCGTTGATCCGCGTTTCAATCCCAGCATTGCCCCCGAATCGCAAGCGCGCGTCCACGAACTGACACGCGGCAAACCGTACCTGCTCGCGGTCAGCACGATTCAGCCGCGCAAGAATTACGCGCGATTGATCGAAGCATTTGGCAGAATAGCGAATTCGCAATTCCTAGTTCGCAATTCGCAATTGGTTATCAGTGGGGCAAAAGGGTGGATGTTTGAGGATGTTTTTCAAAAAGTTGAGCGGCTTGGACTGCAAGAGCGCGTGATCTTTCCAGACTTTTTCGCGGACGACGATTTGCCGGCGTTGTACGCGGGCGCGACGTTGTTTGTGTATCCGTCGCTCTACGAAGGATTCGGTTTGCCGGTCGCCGAGGCGATGGCGTGCGGCGCGCCGGTCGTGTGCTCGCACGCGTCGTCGTTGCCCGAAGTCGCGGGCAATGCCGCGCTGTACTTTGATCCGCACGATGTGGACGCGATGGCAAACGCGATGCAACGCGCGCTCACGGACGAATCACTGCGAGACGATTTACGCGCGCGCGGATTTGCCCAAGCGAAAAAGTTTTCCTGGGACAAGGCGGCGCGCGAGTTACAAACTTACTTGACATCGAGGTAG
- a CDS encoding GtrA family protein codes for MAKLLSLIALNQSEFNRFFKFVIVGGVGAFVDFSVLNWLVLGVGLPKEYANLVSVICAIVSNFTWNRLWTYPESRERPWHTQFGKFTIVNLIGLGINQRVFLSADALIFGPVLPHPLDYNAAKATAIGVVLFWNFFINRQWTYRGI; via the coding sequence TTGGCGAAGTTACTATCATTGATCGCGCTCAATCAGAGCGAATTCAACCGTTTTTTTAAATTCGTGATTGTCGGTGGCGTCGGCGCATTCGTGGATTTTAGTGTGCTCAACTGGCTTGTTCTCGGTGTCGGTTTGCCGAAAGAGTACGCGAACCTCGTTTCGGTAATATGCGCGATTGTGAGCAACTTTACGTGGAATCGTTTGTGGACGTATCCTGAATCACGCGAGCGTCCCTGGCATACCCAGTTCGGTAAATTTACGATTGTGAATCTGATCGGCTTGGGCATCAACCAACGCGTTTTTCTCAGCGCGGACGCGTTGATTTTTGGACCGGTGCTGCCGCATCCACTCGATTACAACGCCGCCAAAGCGACTGCCATCGGCGTGGTCTTGTTTTGGAATTTCTTCATCAATCGTCAGTGGACGTATCGAGGAATTTAG
- a CDS encoding O-antigen ligase family protein, translating to MFIARQNYRMVGLALALIMVAGALIVLPTASALALIGGALALVAMARWHELALYALIFAVPYGSWFPIQISVANVTAVDVLVALLVALWFARMIARDRRIAIRLPALSLPFALFLFAALLSTTAAVSFEFAAKELIKWLEMFAMYLYVANNLDEKQLPRVLVALLLAGMTEAAIGIYQFVFRWGPEGFLLFGQFIRAFGTFEQPNPFAGYLALIAPITIGLVFAVDSEQSTVNSKTVHCSLFTVYSLAFVAVPSGIAMLAAVLMSWSRGAWIGVAAGCVVAVVAQSRRAFVLTNVAALALIVIAFLGSLNLIPPMIADRFSGITDYFGVFDVRGVRVDDANFALVERMAHWQAAAEMFARNPVLGVGFGNYAPAYPAYSLPRWDDPLGHAHNYYLNVAAETGAIGLLAYLALWGAAFWQAWRAIRVARGWQRGVAAGLLGMLVALSVHNLFDNLFVHGIAVQVGIGLGILEEITNSGERIANGK from the coding sequence ATGTTCATCGCACGGCAGAATTATCGAATGGTGGGACTCGCGCTCGCGCTGATTATGGTCGCGGGCGCGTTGATTGTCTTGCCGACGGCGAGCGCGCTCGCGTTGATCGGCGGGGCGCTCGCGCTGGTTGCGATGGCGCGTTGGCACGAACTCGCGTTGTACGCGCTGATCTTCGCCGTACCGTACGGTTCGTGGTTTCCGATTCAAATCAGCGTCGCGAACGTCACCGCGGTGGATGTGCTTGTCGCGTTGCTCGTCGCGTTGTGGTTCGCGCGGATGATCGCGCGCGACCGGCGCATCGCGATTCGATTGCCGGCATTGTCGCTGCCGTTCGCATTGTTTCTGTTCGCCGCGCTGCTCTCGACGACCGCCGCGGTGTCGTTCGAGTTCGCGGCAAAAGAATTGATCAAGTGGCTTGAAATGTTCGCGATGTATCTGTACGTCGCGAACAACCTGGACGAAAAGCAGTTGCCGCGCGTGCTCGTCGCACTGTTGCTCGCGGGAATGACAGAAGCCGCGATTGGCATTTACCAATTTGTGTTTCGTTGGGGTCCCGAAGGATTTTTGTTATTCGGGCAATTCATCCGCGCGTTCGGCACGTTCGAACAACCGAATCCATTCGCCGGGTATCTCGCGCTGATCGCGCCAATAACGATAGGTTTAGTTTTCGCAGTCGACAGTGAACAGTCAACAGTCAACAGTAAAACTGTTCACTGCTCACTGTTCACTGTTTACTCGTTAGCGTTCGTCGCCGTACCGTCAGGCATCGCTATGCTCGCCGCGGTGCTGATGAGCTGGTCGCGCGGCGCGTGGATTGGCGTCGCGGCGGGCTGTGTTGTCGCCGTCGTCGCGCAAAGCCGCCGCGCGTTCGTGCTGACGAACGTCGCCGCGCTCGCGTTGATCGTCATCGCGTTTCTCGGCAGTCTCAATCTCATTCCGCCAATGATCGCGGACCGGTTTAGCGGCATCACGGATTATTTCGGCGTGTTCGACGTGCGCGGCGTCAGAGTGGACGACGCGAATTTCGCGCTGGTCGAACGTATGGCGCACTGGCAAGCCGCGGCGGAAATGTTCGCGCGCAATCCAGTGCTCGGCGTGGGATTCGGAAACTACGCGCCGGCGTATCCCGCGTACAGTCTGCCGCGCTGGGACGATCCGCTCGGTCACGCGCACAATTATTATTTGAACGTCGCCGCCGAAACCGGCGCGATCGGTTTACTCGCGTACCTCGCGCTGTGGGGCGCGGCGTTTTGGCAAGCATGGCGCGCGATTCGCGTCGCGCGTGGATGGCAACGCGGCGTCGCGGCAGGGCTGCTCGGTATGCTCGTCGCGCTCTCCGTGCACAACCTCTTCGACAATTTGTTTGTACACGGCATAGCAGTGCAGGTCGGCATCGGGCTAGGAATCTTGGAGGAAATAACGAATAGCGGAGAGCGAATAGCAAATGGCAAATAG
- a CDS encoding SDR family oxidoreductase → MRILITGGAGLIGSHLCDYFVARGDNVIAMDNFITGSPDNIAQLQGNPHFTFIRQDVTEHIRIEGYLDAVLHFASPASPVSYMAYPIQTLKVGALGTHKACGLARAKGARFLLASTSEVYGDPIVHPQREDYWGNVNPIGPRGVYDEAKRFAEAMTLAYHRAHNVETRIVRIFNTYGPRNALDDGRVVPNFIGQAVRGEPLTVHGDGQQTRSFCYVGDTVEGIVRLLESNERMPVNIGNPNETTILTFAQKIIAITGNQAGIVFRPRGVDDPNRRCPDITKARTILGWEPRVELDAGLTTTIEYFRRKIKGK, encoded by the coding sequence ATGAGAATCCTAATTACCGGGGGCGCCGGCTTGATCGGCTCGCACCTCTGCGATTATTTCGTCGCGCGCGGCGACAACGTGATCGCGATGGACAATTTCATCACCGGCAGCCCCGACAACATTGCCCAACTGCAGGGCAATCCGCATTTTACGTTCATCCGGCAAGATGTCACCGAGCACATCCGCATCGAAGGGTATCTCGATGCGGTTCTCCATTTCGCCTCGCCGGCAAGCCCCGTCTCGTACATGGCGTATCCGATTCAAACGCTCAAGGTCGGCGCGCTCGGCACGCACAAGGCGTGCGGCTTGGCGCGCGCCAAAGGCGCGCGCTTTTTGCTCGCGTCCACGTCCGAAGTGTACGGCGACCCGATTGTCCATCCGCAGCGCGAGGATTACTGGGGCAACGTCAACCCGATCGGTCCGCGCGGCGTGTACGACGAGGCGAAACGCTTTGCCGAAGCCATGACGCTGGCGTACCATCGCGCGCACAATGTCGAGACGCGCATCGTTCGGATTTTCAACACGTACGGTCCGCGCAACGCGCTCGACGATGGACGCGTCGTGCCGAATTTCATCGGGCAAGCCGTGCGCGGCGAACCGTTGACGGTGCATGGCGACGGACAACAAACGCGTTCGTTCTGCTACGTCGGCGACACCGTCGAAGGGATCGTCCGTTTGCTCGAATCGAACGAGCGCATGCCAGTCAACATCGGCAACCCGAACGAAACGACGATTCTGACGTTCGCGCAAAAGATCATCGCGATCACGGGCAACCAAGCCGGCATCGTCTTTCGTCCGCGCGGCGTGGACGACCCGAACCGGCGTTGTCCGGACATTACCAAAGCGCGCACGATCCTGGGGTGGGAGCCGCGCGTCGAATTGGACGCCGGTCTCACCACGACGATAGAGTACTTTAGGCGCAAGATCAAAGGTAAGTAG
- a CDS encoding PAS domain-containing protein has translation MSKALRSLMSLRARLLWLVFLAVAPMLGLIFYLDLQQRERVVDEIEADALRTAHFAADAHQDLIENARALLTTLALLPQIQSDDSTACNDLLARVIQQNSAYANLAVADPNGAVLCSAIPFTGKFDIAERPHFRRALETREFAVGDYQVGLISHKASLALGYPILDLSGQVRRVVTAGLDLAWLNQVAASARLPEGSQLVILDRNGVILARYPNPENWVGKLAADYAIAKTVLAQNEGTAQGLGMDDVPLLYAFTTLHDQTDSSAHVLIGVPRAVAFAAQDAILTRQLVALALVTALVFVLAWYGGDWFIVRRVNTLLRATRRLAEGDLSARTTLPYGVSELSELARDFDEMADALEQRDARQTHIAQELEAERDFVLQIVNTMGQGLTVIDEEDRFVYVNPAYARMTGYSVQDLIGKCPSDVTVIEDLDTLALAQANRVEGKTTTYEMHVRRPDGAHVHALVTGVPRWHAGQYAGAIAVITDLTERRQMEEALRASESLYQSLVAALPLSLCRKDLDGRLVFANARYCEAFGKSLADLMGKTDWDLHPPELAEKYRADDLRVIESGDTFETVEEHQPLGGSKRFVQVLKTPLRDREGAIGGLQIVFWDVTARTLAEQQLEYLSTHDTLTQLFNRAFFESELTSLEHSRQFPVSLVMVDVDRLKPVNDQQGHAAGDALLQRAASVLRKSFRAEDVVARIGGDEFAVLLPNTDANAAEITLRRVRHHLKLHNAAENDAPLEFSIGVATATRGELLNEALRQADAQMYCEKEAHRKRDAGK, from the coding sequence ATGTCCAAGGCGCTTCGCTCATTGATGAGTTTGCGCGCACGTTTACTTTGGCTTGTTTTCCTCGCCGTAGCGCCGATGCTGGGTCTGATTTTCTACCTGGATCTGCAACAGCGCGAGCGCGTAGTGGATGAGATCGAAGCCGACGCGTTGCGGACGGCACACTTTGCCGCCGATGCGCATCAAGACCTCATCGAAAACGCGCGTGCTTTGTTGACCACGCTCGCTTTACTTCCTCAGATTCAAAGCGATGACTCGACCGCGTGCAACGATTTGCTCGCCCGCGTCATCCAACAAAACTCTGCGTACGCCAACCTTGCCGTCGCCGATCCAAATGGAGCGGTCTTGTGCAGCGCCATTCCTTTTACCGGCAAGTTCGATATTGCCGAGCGCCCACATTTCCGTCGCGCACTCGAAACGCGCGAATTTGCGGTGGGCGACTATCAAGTTGGTCTAATCAGCCATAAAGCATCACTCGCCTTGGGTTATCCTATACTCGATTTGTCTGGACAAGTTCGGCGCGTCGTAACGGCGGGACTGGATCTCGCCTGGCTCAATCAAGTCGCCGCGAGCGCGCGCTTGCCGGAAGGTTCGCAACTTGTCATCCTTGATCGGAATGGCGTGATTCTGGCGCGCTACCCCAATCCGGAAAACTGGGTCGGCAAGCTCGCCGCCGATTATGCCATCGCCAAAACCGTTCTCGCGCAAAATGAAGGCACGGCGCAAGGATTGGGAATGGACGATGTGCCGCTTTTGTATGCGTTTACCACACTGCACGATCAAACCGATTCGAGCGCGCATGTGCTGATCGGCGTTCCGCGCGCGGTTGCGTTTGCCGCGCAGGATGCGATCCTCACGCGCCAACTGGTCGCGTTGGCGTTGGTGACCGCGCTCGTGTTTGTGCTCGCGTGGTACGGCGGCGATTGGTTTATCGTACGGCGTGTCAATACGCTGTTGCGCGCGACACGGCGACTTGCCGAGGGCGATTTATCGGCGCGCACGACGTTGCCATACGGTGTCAGCGAACTGAGTGAGCTGGCGCGAGATTTTGACGAGATGGCGGATGCGCTCGAACAACGCGACGCGCGGCAAACACACATCGCGCAAGAATTGGAAGCGGAACGCGATTTCGTTCTCCAGATCGTCAACACGATGGGGCAGGGCTTGACGGTGATTGATGAGGAAGATCGTTTCGTGTACGTCAATCCGGCGTACGCGCGCATGACCGGCTATTCCGTCCAAGATCTGATTGGCAAATGTCCAAGCGACGTGACGGTCATCGAAGACCTGGACACACTCGCACTCGCGCAGGCGAATCGCGTGGAAGGCAAGACGACGACGTATGAAATGCACGTGCGCCGTCCGGATGGCGCGCACGTCCACGCGTTGGTGACCGGCGTGCCGCGCTGGCACGCTGGTCAATACGCCGGCGCGATTGCGGTGATCACCGACCTGACCGAGCGTCGTCAAATGGAAGAGGCGTTGCGCGCGAGCGAATCGTTATACCAATCGCTGGTGGCGGCATTGCCGCTCAGTTTGTGCCGCAAAGATTTGGACGGGCGGTTGGTCTTTGCCAATGCGCGTTATTGCGAAGCCTTCGGCAAATCGTTAGCGGACCTGATGGGCAAAACCGATTGGGATTTGCACCCGCCGGAGTTGGCGGAAAAATATCGCGCCGATGATTTGCGCGTCATCGAATCCGGCGACACGTTCGAAACCGTCGAAGAACATCAACCCTTGGGCGGGAGCAAACGATTCGTCCAGGTCCTCAAGACGCCGTTGCGCGATCGTGAAGGCGCGATCGGCGGCTTGCAAATCGTTTTCTGGGATGTCACCGCGCGCACACTCGCGGAACAGCAACTCGAATATCTCAGCACTCACGACACGCTGACGCAACTATTCAATCGCGCGTTTTTTGAATCTGAACTGACGAGCTTGGAACACAGTCGTCAATTCCCCGTCTCGCTCGTGATGGTGGATGTGGACCGGCTCAAACCCGTCAACGATCAGCAAGGTCACGCGGCGGGTGATGCGTTGCTCCAGCGCGCAGCAAGCGTCCTACGCAAATCCTTTCGCGCCGAAGACGTGGTAGCGCGCATCGGCGGCGATGAGTTTGCGGTGCTCTTGCCGAACACCGACGCGAACGCGGCAGAGATAACCTTGCGGCGCGTGCGTCATCATCTCAAGCTGCACAACGCGGCGGAGAATGATGCGCCGCTAGAATTTTCTATCGGCGTTGCCACCGCTACGCGGGGCGAATTGTTGAACGAGGCGTTGCGGCAAGCGGACGCGCAAATGTACTGCGAGAAGGAAGCGCATCGAAAAAGAGACGCGGGTAAATAG